From one Triticum aestivum cultivar Chinese Spring chromosome 4B, IWGSC CS RefSeq v2.1, whole genome shotgun sequence genomic stretch:
- the LOC123091223 gene encoding uncharacterized protein, protein MAAITTTTASSSFLHRRISSSPATTTTPRSHLVFFHARNRCHYRLTCRATDVSGAEPSAPPETGGGSSWLPVVPLAALPRGERRVIVQDGEEILLLWYKDEVFAIENRSPAEGAYTEGLLNAKLTQDGCIVCPSTDSTFDLRTGEIKEWYPKNPVLRALTPVLRKLFVYPAKTDGENIYISIRGAASSGGSAEILFSGKAQPGSTASDVNIEEVRMVVDEGVGGFGFTAYNELVNGKAAIIGFLLLIDFELLTGKGLLKGTGLLDFIYAISRAFSS, encoded by the exons ATGGCGGCCATTACCACCACAACCGCGTCCTCCTCGTTCCTCCACCGTCGTATCTCCTCGTCTCCAGCAACAACCACCACCCCGCGTAGCCACCTGGTTTTCTTCCACGCCCGCAACCGGTGCCACTACAGGCTCACCTGCCGTGCCACCGATGTGTCCGGGGCCGAGCCCTCGGCGCCACCAGAGACCGGAGGGGGCAGCAGCTGGTTACCGGTGGTGCCGCTGGCGGCGCTCCCGCGGGGAGAGCGCCGTGTGATCGTACAGGACGGGGAGGAGATCCTGCTTCTCTGGTACAAGGATGAGGTCTTCGCCATTGAGAACCGCTCCCCAGCCGAGGGCGCGTACACCGAGGGCCTCCTCAACGCCAAGCTCACGCAG GATGGCTGCATTGTTTGCCCATCAACAGATAGTACCTTTGATCTTCGCACTGGGGAAATAAAAGAGTGGTATCCGAAAAACCCTGTTTTAAGGGCTCTGACACCTGTATTGAGAAAACTAttcgtgtaccctgcaaaaacgGATGGAGAAAATATATACATCAGCATTAGGGGCGCTGCTAGCTCTGGTGGATCAGCTGAGATTCTGTTCAGCGGGAAAGCTCAACCAGGGAGTACTGCATCTGATGTCAACATCGAAGAG GTGAGAATGGTGGTTGATGAAGGTGTAGGGGGTTTTGGTTTCACTGCTTACAATGAACTGGTCAACGGAAAAGCTGCCATAATTGGCTTTCTATTGTTGATAGATTTTGAACTTTTAACTGGTAAAGGCCTTCTCAAGGGGACTGGTCTATTGGACTTCATCTATGCAATTTCAAGAGCTTTCAGCTCGTAA